From the genome of Malus sylvestris chromosome 6, drMalSylv7.2, whole genome shotgun sequence, one region includes:
- the LOC126624998 gene encoding 3-oxoacyl-[acyl-carrier-protein] synthase I, chloroplastic-like, giving the protein MAGIAGPCYSGVLFRSREAGSIDGASMAQFDGLRQVETMHMPVNGNMSNGLSFTSAPKCRTIKAMASSTVSAPKRETDPKKRTVITGMGLVSVFGSDIDTFYNRLLEGESGITLIDRFDASTFSVRFAGQIRDFSSKGYIDGKNDRRLDDCWRYGIVAGKKALEDANLGPEVLPTMDRTRIGVIVGTGMGGLTAFSAGVESLIQKGFKKISPFFIPYSITNMGSALLAIDTGLMGPNYSISTACATANYCFYAAANHIRRGEADIMVVGGTEAAVMPTGVGGFIACRALSQRNDEPHRASRPWDKNRDGFVMGEGAGVLVMESLESALKRGAPIIAEYLGGAVTCDAHHMTDPRSDGLGVSSCITKSLEDAGVSPEEVNYVNAHATSTLAGDLAEFNAIKKVFKNTSEMKINGTKSMIGHGLGAAGGLEAIATIKAINTGWLHPTINQDDLEPAVTIDTVPNVKKQHEVNVAISNSFGFGGHNSVVVFAPFSP; this is encoded by the exons atGGCTGGTATTGCTGGTCCTTGTTATTCTGGTGTGCTGTTTAGATCAAGAGAAGCTGGGAGCATTGATGGAGCGTCCATGGCACAGTTTGATGGGCTTAGGCAAGTGGAGACCATGCATATGCCTGTAAATGGTAACATGTCAAATGGCTTGAGTTTTACCTCAG CACCAAAATGCAGGACAATCAAGGCCATGGCATCTTCAACTGTTTCTGCTCCCAAAAGAGAAACAGATCCCAAGAAACGAACTGTAATAACAGGGATGGGTCTTGTCTCAGTTTTCGGAAGTGACATTGACACATTCTACAACAGACTCCTCGAGGGAGAGAGTGGGATTACTCTAATAGACAGATTTGATGCTTCAACCTTCTCAGTTCGGTTTGCTGGACAGATACGTGATTTCTCCTCTAAAGGCTACATTGATGGGAAGAATGATCGCCGTCTTGATGATTGCTGGAGATATGGTATTGTTGCTGGCaaaaaggcccttgaagatgcCAATCTTGGACCTGAAGTTCTCCCAACT ATGGACAGAACCAGGATTGGAGTGATCGTGGGAACTGGAATGGGAGGCTTAACAGCTTTCAGCGCCGGAGTTGAATCTCTTATTCAAAAGGGATTCAAAAAGATTAGCCCATTTTTCATTCCTTACTCCATCACCAACATGGGATCAGCATTGTTAGCAATCGACACAGGCTTAATGGGACCCAATTACTCCATCTCCACTGCTTGTGCCACAGCGAACTACTGCTTTTACGCGGCTGCAAATCACATTAGAAGAGGTGAAGCAGATATCATGGTAGTTGGTGGGACTGAGGCTGCAGTCATGCCTACTGGTGTTGGTGGGTTTATTGCTTGCCGGGCTTTGTCTCAGAGAAACGATGAACCTCACAGAGCTTCCAGACCATGGGACAAAAATCGTGATGGTTTCGTTATGGGAGAAGGCGCTGGTGTACTG GTCATGGAGAGCTTGGAGAGTGCATTGAAAAGAGGAGCACCGATAATTGCAGAGTACTTGGGAGGTGCTGTGACGTGCGATGCTCATCACATGACTGATCCTAGGTCAGATGGTCTTGGTGTATCGTCTTGCATAACCAAGAGTTTAGAAGATGCTGGAGTTTCCCCTGAAGAG GTGAACTATGTGAATGCTCATGCAACATCTACACTAGCAGGGGATTTGGCTGAGTTTAATGCTATCAAAAAGGTCTTCAAGAACACGTCCGAGATGAAGATCAACGGCACCAAG TCGATGATTGGACACGGTCTTGGAGCTGCCGGTGGATTGGAAGCCATTGCAACCATTAAAGCAATCAACACTGGCTGGCTCCATCCTACAATTAATCAAGAT GACTTGGAGCCTGCTGTTACAATTGACACTGTCCCGAATGTGAAGAAGCAACATGAGGTTAACGTTG CTATTTCAAACTCATTCGGCTTTGGCGGACACAACTCTGTGGTTGTCTTTGCCCCTTTCAGTCCCTAA
- the LOC126625061 gene encoding uncharacterized protein LOC126625061, which produces MASSAMKGRAWTRKEDEALCKAYRWISEDSVRGISQTSEGVWTRVSKKYLEFYEGTIPPNTPNHESCSSRWKKHLHPSLNKWHQALLAAASRHESGANYYDEVRQAEELYMEGSSKPFQFHGCWEICKGWVLFEDPPQHRVDPLEAASPYVDMNEDGSPTIQQTRVENPTPSEISLPRPMGRNKARRLREKGKANADYAAQHEVAASFRLLAEQNAREAKERKCRHEERAKQIQEEMDDKNMERNTLNYTPMSKAYFDRKKKEIMARRQLFISDYTPTMADDEDNIDYGY; this is translated from the exons atggcctcatctgcaatgaaaggtagggcttggacccgaaaagaagatgaagctctttgcaaggcttatagatggatctcagaagatagtgtgagggggatttctcaaacaagtgaaggtgtttggactcgtgtgtccaaaaaatacttagagttctacgAAGGCACCATTCCACCGAATACCCCAAACCAcgaaagttgttcttcaagatggaagaaacatcttcatccaagtttgaataaatggcatcaagcactattagcagcagcaagtagacatgaaagcggcgccaattactatgacgaa gtacgccaagcggaggaattgtatatggagggcagctcaaaaccctttcagtttcacggttgttgggaaatttgtaaagggtgggtgttatttgaagatccacctcaacatagagtGGATCCTTTGGAAGCTGCATCCCCATATGtagatatgaatgaagatggatctcctaccattcaacaaacaagggtagaaaatccgacTCCGTCCGAAATTTCTTTACCTAGGCCtatgggacgaaacaaggcccgaaggttgagggaaaagggcaaggcaaatgctgattacgccgctcaacatgaagtggcggCCTCATTTCGATTACtggcggagcaaaatgcccGTGAGGCGAAAGAAAGGAAGTGTAGACATGAAGAGcgagccaaacaaatacaagaagagatggatgataagaatatggaaaggaacactttgaattacactccaatgagtaaggcatattttgataggaaaaaaaaagaaattatggctCGGCGGCAATTGTTTATctctgactatactcctacaatggcggatgatgaagataatattgattatggatattaa
- the LOC126625058 gene encoding uncharacterized protein At3g28850 has protein sequence MGCASSKRIEAAAVDYKPAPASYAVFDINSVQEPWLVFDNTTSQEQEQEQEQQQSHEKPAHMPAQILDKLNSFENEAGVAAPYTWDEVSKALEDLKPNIKPKPKSEPDTQPEQSPSPAQNEPASRKPRKSASFHTLEELDARHTAKPTPLKKSESMRSAWKKPVPAEPARFESRADTAGTESTTTVIKSVRDNMFIMRDRMEREKEGKLAAYDRMMKTRRDPLSEYPEKCPPGGAESVVVYTTSLRGVRRTFEDCSKVKGIMEGHRIVYDERDVALHGEFLGELKGLLGGGSSGSDGNNVSVPRVFVKGRYIGGVDEMVELNESGVLGRMVKLARVERGVGWKVCEGCGGARFVPCMECGGSCKVVVGEKRERCPKCNENGLVHCVACWSS, from the coding sequence ATGGGATGTGCCTCCTCGAAACGAATAGAGGCAGCAGCCGTAGATTACAAGCCGGCACCAGCCAGCTACGCCGTCTTTGATATCAACTCCGTCCAAGAGCCCTGGCTCGTATTCGACAATACAACGTCGCAGGAGCAGGAGCAGGAGCAGGAGCAGCAGCAAAGCCACGAAAAGCCCGCGCACATGCCCGCCCAAATCCTCGATAAGCTCAACTCGTTCGAAAACGAAGCGGGGGTTGCCGCCCCTTACACATGGGACGAAGTCAGCAAGGCCTTAGAGGACTTGAAGCCCAATATCAAGCCCAAACCCAAGTCCGAGCCCGATACCCAGCCCGAACAGAGCCCATCACCAGCCCAGAACGAACCGGCTAGCAGGAAGCCGCGCAAGAGCGCGTCCTTCCACACGCTCGAAGAGCTCGACGCGAGACACACGGCGAAGCCGACTCCGTTGAAAAAGAGCGAGTCGATGCGGTCCGCGTGGAAGAAACCCGTCCCCGCTGAGCCGGCCCGGTTCGAGTCACGAGCTGACACGGCGGGGACTGAGTCGACGACGACGGTCATAAAGTCGGTGAGGGATAATATGTTTATAATGAGGGACAggatggagagagagaaagagggaaagTTGGCGGCTTACGATAGGATGATGAAGACCAGGCGGGACCCACTGAGCGAGTACCCGGAGAAGTGCCCGCCGGGCGGGGCGGAATCTGTGGTGGTGTACACGACGTCGTTGAGGGGCGTGCGGCGGACGTTCGAGGACTGCAGTAAGGTGAAGGGGATTATGGAGGGGCACAGGATCGTGTACGACGAGCGTGACGTGGCGCTGCACGGGGAGTTTCTGGGTGAGCTGAAGGGATTGCTGGGTGGGGGGAGTAGTGGCAGTGATGGTAATAACGTGAGCGTACCGAGGGTTTTTGTGAAGGGGAGGTATATTGGGGGAGTGGATGAGATGGTGGAGTTGAATGAGTCGGGCGTATTGGGCAGGATGGTGAAGCTGGCACGTGTGGAGAGGGGGGTGGGGTGGAAAGTGTGCGAGGGGTGTGGTGGGGCCAGGTTTGTGCCGTGTATGGAGTGCGGAGGGAGCTGTAAAGTGGTGGTTGGGGAAAAGAGGGAGAGGTGCCCCAAGTGTAACGAGAATGGACTAGTGCACTGCGTGGCTTGTTGGTCATCGTAG
- the LOC126625059 gene encoding DCD domain-containing protein NRP-B-like: protein MENNNQSFWQFSDQLRVQGSNFANLNINDSIWSNSYSKRPDERRNFDIKVGGEVSPIVNLTPKGSDFNGFNDSWVDNLKPKAAFSDANGSSNDGWNSFKPKASELNSGFNDNRWNSFKPKASDFNNGFNDGWKLGGAAVSQNTTVGLNGGFNKGIYSKPAIHNNNNNNNNNAMNLKPYKNKAHEDDQMHGGKIGKKNNNNSNPGKKKSGSGGDDNNKDGKSSVDKRFKTLPPAESLPRNETIGGYIFVCNNDTMQENLKRQLFGLPPRYRDSVRAITPGLPLFLYNYSTHQLHGIFEAASFGGTNFDPSAWEDKKCPGESRFPAQVRVFTRKVCEPLEEDSFRPILHHYDGPKFRLELSVPEALSLLDIFADQNP, encoded by the exons ATGGAGAACAACAACCAGTCGTTTTGGCAGTTCAGCGACCAGCTTCGAGTTCAAGGTTCCAATTTCGCAAATCTGAACATCAACGATTCGATTTGGAGCAATTCGTACAGCAAGAGGCCCGATGAGAGGAGGAATTTCGATATAAAGGTCGGTGGCGAAGTGAGTCCGATCGTTAATTTGACCCCGAAGGGGTCCGATTTCAACGGGTTCAACGACTCGTGGGTCGATAATCTGAAGCCGAAAGCCGCGTTTTCCGACGCGAACGGCAGTTCCAACGACGGCTGGAACAGCTTCAAGCCGAAAGCTTCCGAATTGAACAGTGGATTCAACGACAACAGGTGGAACAGCTTCAAGCCAAAAGCTTCGGACTTCAACAACGGTTTTAACGACGGGTGGAAACTCGGCGGCGCCGCCGTGTCGCAGAATACCACCGTTGGTCTCAATGGCGGTTTCAACAAGGGGATTTACTCCAAGCCTGCAATtcacaacaataacaacaacaacaacaacaatgctaTGAACTTGAAGCCTTACAAGAACAAGGCTCACGAGGATGATCAGATGCATGGGGGGAAAATTGGGAAGAAGAACAACAATAACAGCAATCCCGGCAAGAAGAAATCCGGCAGCGGCGGCGATGATAATAACAAGGATGGAAAGAGTAGCGTGGATAAGAGGTTTAAGACGCTTCCGCCGGCCGAGTCTCTGCCGAGAAATGAAACCATTGGTGGATATATCTTTGTCTGCAACAATGATACCATGCAAGAGAATCTCAAGAGGCAGCTTTTCG gtttgcctccACGTTATCGTGATTCAGTGAGGGCGATAACTCCGGGGTTGCCCCTTTTCCTCTACAACTACTCTACCCATCAACTCCATGGAATTTTTGAG GCTGCAAGTTTTGGAGGTACCAACTTTGATCCATCGGCCTGGGAGGACAAGAAGTGTCCCGGCGAGTCACGTTTCCCGGCTCAGGTTCGAGTTTTTACTCGTAAAGTCTGTGAGCCACTTGAAGAGGACTCATTCAGGCCAATTCTTCACCACTACGATGGCCCTAAATTCCGACTTGAGCTTAGCGTACCTGAG GCACTGTCTCTGTTAGATATATTTGCAGACCAAAACCCTTGA